One genomic window of Roseobacter ponti includes the following:
- a CDS encoding M16 family metallopeptidase: MLRRIALVAVAITAPLLARADNEAVTTFALDNGMQVVVVEDHRAPVVQHMVWYRAGSADEPPGSSGVAHFLEHLLFKATDDLEAGELSSTVARNGGRDNAFTSYDYTAYFQRVAADRLELMMRMESDRMRNIRLTEENIATERDVIIEERNQRTENNPGALFGEQISAAQYLNHRYGAPIIGWMHEMESLDMEDALTFYDVYYSPNNAILVVSGDVTPEEVRTLAETYYGVIPANPALPERVRSQEPPQTAARRLVFEDARVAQPYVRRSYLAPERDPGDQERAAALTILSEILGGGTTSFMAEELQFNSRIATYTAAFYRGVSLDDATFNVIVVPQEGVSLQEAEDAMDATLAKFLAEGVDSEQLERIKLQIRADQIYSRDDVDRIANRYGQALSSGLTVEDVQAWPDILEAVTAEDIIEAARDVFDIRASVTGWLMREEVTQ; encoded by the coding sequence ATGTTGAGACGAATAGCACTTGTCGCTGTGGCCATAACGGCGCCGTTGCTGGCCCGGGCGGATAACGAGGCCGTCACCACCTTTGCGCTTGATAACGGAATGCAGGTGGTCGTCGTTGAAGACCACCGCGCGCCCGTCGTGCAGCACATGGTCTGGTACCGGGCCGGTTCTGCGGATGAGCCGCCGGGCTCTTCGGGTGTGGCGCATTTTCTCGAACATCTGCTTTTCAAAGCCACGGATGATCTGGAGGCCGGAGAGCTGTCTTCCACGGTCGCGCGCAACGGCGGGCGGGACAATGCCTTTACCTCTTATGATTATACGGCGTATTTTCAGCGGGTTGCAGCCGACCGGCTGGAGCTGATGATGCGCATGGAATCAGACCGGATGCGCAATATCCGCCTGACCGAAGAAAACATCGCCACCGAGCGCGACGTGATCATCGAAGAGCGCAATCAGCGCACAGAGAACAACCCCGGCGCATTGTTCGGGGAACAGATCTCGGCCGCGCAGTATCTCAACCATCGCTATGGCGCGCCTATCATCGGCTGGATGCACGAGATGGAATCGCTGGATATGGAAGACGCGCTGACCTTCTATGATGTCTATTATTCGCCAAACAATGCCATTCTGGTGGTCTCGGGCGATGTGACGCCGGAAGAGGTGCGCACACTGGCAGAGACTTATTATGGTGTGATCCCTGCCAATCCGGCGCTGCCGGAACGTGTGCGCTCACAGGAGCCGCCGCAAACCGCCGCGCGGCGTCTGGTCTTTGAGGACGCGCGGGTTGCGCAGCCCTATGTGCGCCGGTCATATCTTGCGCCCGAACGGGATCCCGGCGACCAGGAGCGGGCCGCAGCACTGACCATTCTGAGTGAGATACTGGGGGGCGGGACGACCTCCTTTATGGCCGAAGAGCTGCAGTTCAACAGCAGGATCGCAACCTACACGGCGGCCTTTTACCGTGGGGTTTCGCTGGATGATGCGACCTTCAACGTGATCGTTGTGCCGCAGGAGGGCGTCAGTCTTCAGGAGGCGGAAGACGCTATGGATGCCACGCTTGCGAAGTTCCTGGCGGAGGGCGTCGACTCTGAGCAGCTTGAGCGTATCAAACTGCAGATCCGGGCCGATCAGATCTATTCGCGGGACGATGTGGACCGCATAGCCAACCGTTACGGACAGGCGCTGTCGTCGGGTCTGACGGTTGAGGATGTGCAGGCCTGGCCGGACATTCTGGAAGCGGTCACGGCAGAAGACATTATCGAAGCCGCGCGCGACGTTTTTGACATTCGGGCATCTGTTACCGGCTGGCTTATGCGAGAGGAGGTTACCCAATGA
- a CDS encoding M16 family metallopeptidase, with product MIRFVMMFCAALFLAVPAGAAVEIKEVESPGGLKAWLVEDHSIPFAALEIRFRGGASLDLPGKRGAVSLMTYLLEEGAADKDARAFARAAEELATTLSFDIGDDALSVSARFLTENRDASVALLRSALLEPRFDEDAIERVRGQVISGIRSDAKDPNDIAGRTMDQIAFGDHPYATSPDGTVESVAALTRDDLIAAHGAVLARDRIYIGAVGDITEEELAALMDTLLGDLPEAGAPMPERAEVSIPGGVTVVPFDTPQSVALFGQPGIAQDDPDYFTAIVLNQVLGGGSFESRLMTEVREKRGLTYGVYSYLVPKDLAEVYFGSVSSANDRIAEAIDVIRDEWRKAATEGVTAEELADAKTYMTGAYPLRFDGNGPIARIMVGMQMLGLPVDYIATRNDRVEAVTLEDAKRVAGELLDPDGLHFVVVGQPVGLESTPAN from the coding sequence ATGATCCGTTTTGTAATGATGTTCTGTGCGGCACTCTTTCTGGCGGTGCCGGCAGGTGCTGCGGTCGAGATCAAAGAAGTGGAATCACCCGGTGGCCTCAAGGCCTGGCTGGTGGAGGACCATTCCATCCCTTTCGCTGCGCTGGAGATCCGGTTTCGCGGTGGCGCGTCGCTTGATCTGCCGGGCAAACGCGGGGCCGTGAGCCTGATGACCTATCTGCTTGAAGAAGGAGCCGCGGACAAGGATGCCCGCGCCTTTGCGCGCGCCGCCGAAGAGCTTGCGACTACGCTGAGTTTTGACATCGGCGACGACGCATTGTCAGTGTCGGCCCGGTTTCTGACTGAGAACCGTGATGCCTCGGTGGCTCTGCTGAGATCAGCGCTTCTGGAGCCGCGCTTTGACGAAGATGCGATTGAGCGGGTGCGGGGCCAGGTGATTTCGGGTATCCGGTCGGACGCCAAAGACCCCAATGACATTGCCGGGCGCACGATGGATCAGATTGCTTTCGGCGATCATCCCTATGCGACGTCGCCCGACGGGACGGTGGAAAGCGTTGCGGCGCTGACACGGGATGATCTGATTGCGGCACACGGGGCGGTCCTGGCCCGGGACCGCATCTACATCGGTGCGGTGGGTGACATCACCGAAGAGGAGCTCGCGGCGCTGATGGACACGCTTCTGGGTGATCTTCCGGAGGCCGGCGCTCCGATGCCGGAACGTGCGGAAGTCAGTATTCCGGGCGGTGTTACGGTTGTGCCCTTTGACACCCCGCAGTCTGTCGCGCTTTTCGGCCAGCCTGGCATTGCGCAGGACGATCCTGACTATTTCACCGCCATCGTTCTGAACCAGGTGCTGGGCGGCGGGTCTTTTGAGAGCCGGCTGATGACGGAAGTGCGTGAGAAACGCGGGCTGACCTATGGCGTCTATTCCTATCTGGTGCCCAAGGATCTGGCAGAGGTTTATTTCGGGTCGGTCAGCTCAGCCAATGACCGCATTGCGGAAGCCATCGATGTGATCCGGGACGAGTGGCGCAAAGCGGCGACAGAGGGTGTCACGGCAGAGGAACTGGCGGATGCCAAGACCTATATGACCGGTGCCTATCCGCTGCGGTTCGACGGCAACGGGCCGATTGCGCGGATCATGGTGGGCATGCAGATGCTGGGTCTGCCCGTGGATTACATCGCAACGCGCAATGACCGCGTGGAAGCGGTGACACTCGAAGACGCAAAGCGCGTGGCCGGGGAACTCCTCGATCCCGACGGTCTGCATTTTGTGGTGGTGGGCCAGCCGGTCGGACTTGAGTCAACACCGGCAAACTGA
- a CDS encoding aldehyde dehydrogenase family protein, which yields MTVSEIFETMDYGAAPESPDQALAWVAAHKGKFGHYINGAFTGPGKTFETRNPATGEVLARVSQGTQKDVDAAVAAARRAQPGWEKAGGHARAKALYALARLLQKHSRLFAVLETMDNGKPIRESRDIDIPLVQRHFYFHAGMAQLMEDELPDRRALGVCGQVIPWNFPLLMLAWKIAPALATGNTVVLKPAEYTPLTALLFADICREAGLPEGVVNIVTGNGAVGEMIVAAEVDKVAFTGSTAVGRKIRESTAGSGKALTLELGGKSPYIVFDDADLDSAVEGLVDAIWFNQGQVCCAGSRLLVHEPVADAFYARLRARMDKLRLGSPLDKSIDVGAIVDPVQLRTITSLVAGNTAGDTYVAKGALPAGGCFYPPTLITGLNPADTLMQEEIFGPVLVSCTFRTPAEAIAIANNTRYGLAATIWSENINLALDIAPKLAAGIVWVNGTNMMDAAAGFGGVRESGFGREGGWEGLASYTRPKGKEKALKNIAPFEGSGPSGDSVDRTAKLYIGGKQARPDGGYSAPVHGKSGTLLGHISLAARKDVRNAVEAAHAAKGWSGTTGHLRAQILYYIAENLAARRDDFARRLNDMQGGKSGEKEVGTTISRLFTWAAWADKYDGQIHGVPVRGVALAMKEPVGVIGILCPSEAPLLGLISCMAPAIAMGNRVILSASEPFPLAATDFIQVLETSDVPAGVVNILTGPQADLAKPLAGHMDVDAVWSFGKVALSETVEKASASNLKRTWVNNGRARDWSGAEGQGRAFLEAATEIRNIWVPYGE from the coding sequence ATGACCGTCTCCGAAATCTTTGAAACAATGGACTATGGCGCAGCCCCTGAAAGCCCGGATCAGGCGCTGGCCTGGGTGGCGGCGCATAAAGGCAAATTCGGCCACTACATCAATGGTGCCTTCACCGGCCCCGGCAAAACCTTCGAGACCCGAAACCCGGCTACGGGCGAGGTGCTGGCGCGGGTAAGCCAGGGCACGCAGAAAGATGTGGATGCCGCCGTGGCCGCCGCCCGTCGGGCGCAGCCGGGCTGGGAAAAGGCCGGTGGCCACGCCCGGGCAAAAGCGCTCTATGCTCTTGCCCGGCTCCTGCAGAAACACAGCAGGCTTTTTGCCGTGCTGGAGACGATGGACAACGGCAAACCGATCCGGGAAAGCCGTGACATCGATATTCCTCTGGTCCAGAGACATTTTTACTTTCACGCCGGCATGGCGCAGCTGATGGAAGACGAGTTGCCGGACCGTCGCGCGCTCGGTGTCTGCGGCCAGGTCATCCCGTGGAACTTCCCACTACTCATGCTCGCCTGGAAAATCGCGCCGGCGCTTGCGACGGGCAATACCGTTGTGCTCAAACCCGCAGAATACACGCCCCTCACCGCACTGCTCTTTGCCGATATCTGCCGCGAGGCGGGCCTGCCGGAAGGCGTGGTGAATATCGTCACCGGTAACGGCGCTGTGGGCGAGATGATCGTGGCCGCCGAGGTCGACAAAGTGGCTTTCACAGGGTCCACCGCCGTCGGTCGGAAGATCCGCGAGTCCACCGCAGGGAGTGGCAAGGCGCTGACACTCGAGCTCGGAGGCAAATCTCCCTACATCGTGTTCGATGACGCCGATCTTGACTCAGCGGTTGAAGGGCTGGTGGATGCAATCTGGTTCAATCAGGGCCAGGTCTGCTGCGCGGGCTCCCGGCTGCTGGTGCATGAGCCCGTGGCCGATGCCTTTTACGCCAGACTGCGCGCCCGCATGGACAAACTGCGTCTGGGCAGCCCGCTCGACAAAAGCATCGACGTGGGCGCGATCGTTGATCCGGTGCAGCTCAGAACAATCACCTCTCTGGTGGCGGGTAACACAGCCGGCGACACCTATGTCGCAAAAGGAGCTCTGCCTGCCGGTGGCTGTTTCTATCCCCCGACGCTGATCACCGGGCTTAACCCGGCCGATACGCTGATGCAGGAGGAGATTTTCGGGCCGGTGCTGGTCTCCTGTACCTTCCGGACACCTGCCGAGGCCATAGCGATTGCCAACAACACGCGCTACGGGCTGGCCGCGACCATCTGGAGCGAGAACATCAATCTTGCGCTCGATATCGCGCCAAAGCTCGCTGCGGGCATCGTCTGGGTGAACGGTACCAATATGATGGATGCAGCGGCAGGGTTCGGCGGCGTGCGTGAAAGTGGCTTCGGCCGGGAGGGCGGCTGGGAAGGCCTGGCGTCCTACACGCGCCCCAAAGGCAAAGAAAAAGCCCTCAAAAACATCGCCCCCTTCGAGGGCAGCGGTCCGAGCGGCGACAGCGTTGACCGGACTGCCAAGCTCTATATCGGGGGGAAACAGGCGCGTCCTGACGGGGGGTATTCGGCCCCGGTCCATGGCAAATCCGGCACTCTGCTGGGCCATATCTCACTGGCCGCGCGCAAAGATGTCCGCAACGCCGTCGAGGCCGCTCATGCAGCAAAAGGGTGGTCCGGTACCACGGGCCATCTCCGGGCACAGATTCTCTATTACATCGCGGAAAATCTCGCTGCACGCAGAGATGACTTTGCCCGCAGACTGAATGACATGCAGGGCGGTAAATCGGGCGAAAAAGAAGTCGGCACAACCATCAGCCGGCTTTTCACCTGGGCTGCATGGGCCGACAAATACGACGGCCAGATACACGGCGTGCCGGTCCGGGGCGTCGCACTTGCGATGAAAGAACCCGTCGGTGTGATCGGCATTCTTTGTCCGTCTGAGGCGCCGCTGCTCGGGCTGATCTCCTGCATGGCGCCCGCAATTGCGATGGGCAACCGGGTCATCCTGAGCGCCTCCGAACCTTTCCCGCTGGCCGCCACGGACTTCATCCAGGTGCTCGAAACCTCCGACGTGCCCGCCGGTGTGGTCAATATCCTGACGGGTCCGCAGGCAGACCTCGCAAAACCGCTCGCCGGTCATATGGATGTCGATGCAGTCTGGTCCTTTGGCAAAGTGGCGCTGTCAGAAACGGTCGAGAAAGCCTCCGCCTCCAACCTAAAGCGGACCTGGGTCAACAACGGTCGGGCCCGCGACTGGTCCGGTGCCGAAGGACAGGGCCGCGCATTTCTCGAAGCCGCGACGGAGATCAGGAACATCTGGGTCCCCTACGGCGAATAA